From a region of the Mytilus galloprovincialis chromosome 3, xbMytGall1.hap1.1, whole genome shotgun sequence genome:
- the LOC143066962 gene encoding methylosome subunit pICln-like, whose amino-acid sequence MVVKEEMVLLNSCSPPDEGIRKKQENTSAFVGERALGKGTLFIAESCVSWQSSEHEGQGFSLQYPGISIHAVSRDLTAFPHECLYLMVEGDLTDDANREEEESDDEDLDPSTEMRFVPDDKTVLDQLYKAMSDCQILHPDENDSDFDEGGFYEGEDGLDHLSEQGQANLQRMENLLGQGDGQLNNNHAENGDDGVIDEQFEDADEEDDMEQ is encoded by the exons ATGGTTGTCAAAGAAGAAATGGTTCTCTTAAATTCATGTTCCCCTCCAGATGAGGGGATACGAAAAAAACAGGAAAATACGTCAGCATTTGTTGGCGAAAGAGCACTTGGAAAAGGCACGCTGTTTATTGCAGAAAG TTGTGTGTCATGGCAGAGCTCAGAACATGAAGGACAAGGGTTTTCCTTACAGTACCCTGGTATAAGTATACATGCTGTATCCAGAGATTTAACAGCCTTTCCACATGAATGTTTATACTTGATGGTGGAAGGAGATTTAACTG ATGATGCGAACAGAGAGGAGGAAGAATCAGATGATGAAGACCTTGACCCATCAACAGAGATGAGATTTGTACCAGACGATAAAACTGTGT TGGATCAGTTATATAAAGCCATGTCAGACTGTCAGATATTGCATCCTGATGAAAATGATTCAGATTTTGATG AAGGAGGATTTTATGAAGGAGAAGATGGATTAGACCATTTATCAGAACAAGGTCAAGCCAATCTACAACGTATGGAaaatttattaggtcaaggtgaTGGTCAGCTAAATAATAATC ATGCAGAGAATGGTGATGATGGTGTCATAGATGAACAGTTTGAAGATGCTGATGAAGAGGACGATATGGAGCAATGA